In the genome of Homalodisca vitripennis isolate AUS2020 unplaced genomic scaffold, UT_GWSS_2.1 ScUCBcl_2066;HRSCAF=6449, whole genome shotgun sequence, one region contains:
- the LOC124371821 gene encoding uncharacterized protein LOC124371821: protein MTIFTTAAECAQTAAKNVVAKGWEFLQKLVHCAKLSENIDAQAYEEQVSTGYSNYLTQNDPHLSGPASSGPQQPTSQPDRREDVVLLRSAEESPGELRHRVQRIRPLLVSSCRLSLRILLHHRGHIQ, encoded by the exons ATGACGATCTTCACTACAGCAGCAGAGTGCGCTCAAACTGCTGCGAAAAATGTGGTCGCCAAGGGATGGGAGTTCTTGCAGAAGCTAGTGCACTGTGCGAAGCTGAGCGAAAATATAGACGCGCAGGCGTATGAGGAACAGGTG TCCACAGGATACTCCAACTACTTGACCCAGAACGACCCTCACCTCTCAGGTCCAGCTAGCTCAGGCCCTCAACAGCCAACAAGTCAGCCAGATAGAAGAGAAGATGTTGTTCTACTACGATCTGCAGAAGAGAGCCCTGGAGAGTTACGTCATAGAGTCCAGAGGATCCGGCCACTACTTGTCTCAAGTTGTCGGTTATCTCTCAGGATACTACTCCACCATCGCGGCCACATCCAGTGA